A DNA window from Phoenix dactylifera cultivar Barhee BC4 chromosome 13, palm_55x_up_171113_PBpolish2nd_filt_p, whole genome shotgun sequence contains the following coding sequences:
- the LOC103722165 gene encoding trans-cinnamate 4-monooxygenase-like: MDLVLVEKALLGLFAAVTIAIAVSKLRGKRFKLPPGPLPVPIFGNWLQVGDDLNHRNLTALAKRFGDIFLLRMGQRNLVVVSSPELAREVLHTQGVEFGSRTRNVVFDIFTGKGQDMVFTVYGEHWRKMRRIMTVPFFTNKVVQQNRHGWEEEARRVVEDVMANPKAATEGIVLRRRLQLMMYNNMFRIMFDRRFESEDDPLFNKLRALNGERSRLAQSFEYNYGDFIPILRPFLKGYLKICQEVKDRRLQLFKTYFIDERKKLASTKGATNVELKCAIDHILEAERKGEINEDNVLYIVENINVAAIETTQWSIEWGIAELVNHPEIQRKLRRELDTVLGPGVQITEPDTQKLPYLQAVIKETLRRRMAIPLLVPHMNLHDAKLGGYDIPAESKILVNAWWLANNPDNWKNPDEFRPERFLAEEAKVEANGNDFRYLPFGVGRRSCPGIILALPILGITIGRLVQNFELLPPPGQSKIDTAEKGGQFSLHILKHSTIVCKPRLV; this comes from the exons ATGGATTTGGTCCTCGTGGAGAAGGCCCTCCTGGGACTCTTCGCCGCCGTCACCATCGCCATCGCCGTCTCCAAGCTCCGGGGGAAGCGCTTCAAGCTGCCCCCCGGCCCCCTCCCCGTCCCCATCTTCGGCAACTGGCTCCAAGTCGGCGACGACCTCAACCATAGGAACCTGACGGCCCTCGCCAAGCGCTTCGGCGACATCTTCCTCCTCCGCATGGGCCAGCGCAACCTCGTCGTCGTCTCGTCCCCCGAGCTGGCCCGCGAGGTCCTCCACACCCAGGGCGTCGAGTTCGGCTCCCGCACCCGCAACGTCGTCTTCGACATCTTCACCGGCAAGGGCCAGGACATGGTCTTCACCGTCTACGGCGAGCACTGGCGCAAGATGCGCCGCATCATGACCGTCCCTTTCTTCACCAACAAGGTGGTGCAGCAGAACCGGCACGGCTGGGAGGAGGAGGCCCGCCGGGTGGTCGAGGACGTCATGGCCAACCCCAAAGCCGCCACCGAGGGGATCGTGCTAAGGAGAAGGCTTCAACTTATGATGTACAACAACATGTTCCGGATTATGTTCGACCGGCGATTTGAGAGCGAGGATGACCCGCTCTTCAACAAGCTCAGGGCTCTGAATGGAGAGCGGAGCAGGTTGGCTCAGAGTTTTGAGTACAATTATGGGGACTTCATTCCCATCTTAAGGCCCTTCTTGAAGGGATACCTTAAGATCTGCCAGGAAGTCAAGGACCGCAGGCTCCAGCTCTTCAAGACCTACTTCATCGACGAGAGAAA GAAGCTGGCGAGTACAAAGGGGGCGACCAACGTGGAGCTCAAGTGTGCCATAGATCACATCCTTGAAgcggagaggaagggagagatTAACGAGGACAACGTCCTTTACATCGTGGAGAACATCAACGTGGCTG CCATCGAGACGACGCAGTGGTCCATTGAATGGGGCATCGCTGAGCTGGTGAACCACCCGGAGATCCAGCGCAAGCTCCGGCGGGAGCTCGACACCGTGCTCGGCCCCGGCGTCCAGATCACCGAGCCCGACACCCAAAAGCTCCCCTACCTCCAGGCCGTCATCAAGGAGACCCTCCGCCGCCGCATGGCCATCCCCCTCCTCGTCCCCCACATGAACCTCCACGACGCCAAGCTCGGTGGCTACGACATCCCCGCCGAGAGCAAGATCCTCGTCAACGCCTGGTGGCTCGCCAACAACCCCGACAACTGGAAGAACCCCGACGAGTTCCGCCCCGAGAGATTCTTAGCGGAGGAGGCCAAGGTGGAAGCCAATGGCAATGACTTCAGGTACTTGCCCTTCGGCGTCGGTCGCCGGAGCTGCCCGGGGATTATTCTTGCATTGCCAATTCTCGGCATCACCATCGGCCGATTGGTTCAGAACTTCGAGCTACTGCCGCCACCGGGGCAGAGCAAGATCGACACAGCTGAGAAGGGAGGGCAGTTCAGTCTTCACATATTGAAGCACTCCACCATTGTCTGCAAGCCTAGATTGGTTTAA